GCATGCTCCCTGGGGGGTTTTATTACCCTTAAATTGTTGCTTGCATGCTCTTAAAGCAATGTTTCTTGGTTTAAGGCCGTAGGGTTTTAATACGATTGGCAACTGTAGTTTGTCAATACAAAAAGAATAAATGTAATTAGTCTTAGATCTCTTGTGAACATGATAGATGTGAATTCTCTTGTGCAGAAGAGTCAAGCTGAACTTACATCAGAGGTACTGAAATCGCCTTAGCAAGAACATTTTGGTCTTGGTATCAGGGTAATGTAAAGAGTGTATGCCAGTTTTAGTTTATGTTTCTAACTATCATTTTCCTTCTTATGTTGTGCTACCTAATTGCTTCCTGGTTCCATGTTATGCTTTATATGTTCTTTTTGCTGATTGATTGTCCTTGAATGATTTTTTCCTATCATCAGAAAGAAATGATGTTCCAAAATTTCTCCGCACACTGAAAAATTAGGTCACTGTGGCATATGGCATCTTGAAAAGCTGCAGATGTTTCAAGTTTTTTGGTTTCCCTCTTGTTTTCTTCTTCAATATATCTTGTCTAAATCATGATATGATGATAATCAGacgtagtttgcatgttctaCTGGAGTTATTTGATTGAGAATTTAAGAATTTAGTTCAAGAAAAGCTTGCCTGTTTCTAGTGACAATCTAAATCTGATGCTGCCGTTCTGCATTTTAATGTTTCAAGCATCTTGGTGCTCTTGATTATGTGTTTATTATTAGAAGGAAGCTCATTCATTTTTCTGATAATTATGGCCTTCTGTCAGGCAATGCATAGGGAAAGCTATCCAGTCAATCCTCTCGAGGAAAAAACACTTACAAGTGAAAGTAATCAAGACAAGCCTGGGCATACTGAGATTTTGACAAGGTATTTATTTATTTGGGTTTTTTGGTGTTTGATGGGTGGGGTTTAACCTGCTTCCATTCAGATATCCAAAGAAGTGTGTGTGATTTTTCTCCTTAATATTAATAGGAATTTTCTAATCATGTCCTTTACAATACAAAATAAAAGTGTGTATCTAATTTCACTATCGTATCAGTGTCTCAGTACCATAGTAACATGGTACTTCTTTATCCCTTTAACTGTAGGCCTTATATGCGATCATGGAACTCCCATCATATTCTTTTTGACTCTTGTTCCTTTGAATTTTGATGTTGACGACATTCTTTACATAGGACCCTGAAAATAGTGCTGAAACATGCCATTATCAAGTATTTTAAGTTTTCCAATTAATTTATGCTGCAGTAAGTGTTCAAATTCAAAACACTGTCAAGGATCATTCCTGTTCTTAAATTTCTCTCCTACCTGTTTGCTTCCTGTTAAGGATCATTATGATGAACACTATTTTAAAGCATGTTAGGTGAATCTTGAAGCAATTTTTCTGCAGTCAAAAAAAGTTGGAAcaattagattttttttgtttatgcaCTTTCTTTCTATTATTTGTGGGCTTTGAAGTTCATAGTACCATCTCttcaattttatgtttcttttgaAGGGAAATAGATGACCATGGTGAGAATAATGCGATGAAGGATGTAACAGAAACTAATATGCCTTCCTACAAGGATCTGACATCTACTGAAGGGCTTCAGTCTCGAGAAGGCAGTCTAGGTGCAGATATATGCCCCACAGAGTCTAATCCATGCTTGTCAGATTTCCCTGTAGCTGCTATGGAGActgataaatataattatcaacaaAGTGTTGAGTACAATAATCTCCTTAAACAGTATTATGAACTCGAGGAGCAGAGGCAAAAGGTTCTCCAACAACTCCAGCAAGCAAATTATTGGAATTACCAAGGTCCAGTTCAATCTGGCCAACATCAAGCAGAGCAAGTTCCAACCAATAATGTTTCTGATAGTTGTTCACAACCAATATGTTCCTTGTGCTCATGCCCTTCTTTAGCTCTTCCATCAATCACAGCATCTTCTTGTGCCATATGTGGCCCTTCATTTGGAGGCTATTATTGCTGGCCACAAAGCTGCTCTATGTCACTTCCTCATCAATTTTCAGGTTAACACTTCGGTTCTCTCACAGTTGCTATATACTTGTCTTCATAAATCTAGGTTTTCGTTGTGCTACATGGTTTCCTGCTACATGCCTCAGGTGGTCAAGGTCACATTCAAAGTGGTATATGTTCTGTTGGCGCATCATGCACAGGAGATCCTTCAAAGAAGGCCACTCATATGGATGACCAAGCTGTCGGAATAACAGGTATGATTGCTGCAAAAGCAttaagttcaccgaagaaatatCTGATATTGAGCATAAAGACTGCTCCCTTTGACATTACACGGTTGCTTTGTGCACATCCCTAATGGTTTTTGTTGAAAATTTATTGTTTCATTAAAATGTTAGTATACATGATTTACTTGAGATTTTGCCTCTTGATCCACACTAAGGATCCATTTTTTTGTGATACTATCTTGGGCTTTGGTTAATTCATATACAAAACATGCACACAACTTTGACAATTTGTTGTGATAACTTTGGACTATTTTAATAAAGATGTAATTGAGTCCTTTCCATCTTATCCTAGTCCTAAATTTTATGCTTGTGGCATTGCACTGAAAAATGTTTTCAGTACAAATGAGTGACatgttttttttacaaatattagaACTTGTTTCCACCTTGCAAAGTTTGTTGACTATTATACTTGTAGAGAAACATGATGTCAAATTCTCATGCTTTTTAGTTTTTCTATGTAACAAGCAGATCTACAAAAGTGACAATGTTGCCTTACCAATATTAAATGAACACTGAGTCTCCtcctactttaaagtttaaagaaCCATATCTCAAGTCCCTTTCTGTTCATCGTTCGACTGTTGCCTTGTGAATTAATAACTATGGTTGATGAAGACGGATAGAAAGATGATTAAATAGGAAGGATCTCTACCTACATAACCCTCATTTTGTGTGCTCTCTCATGCAATGGACATAAATAATAAAGTGGTATAAATGGTATACCAAAATCCCAAGGTTCATCTTATATACAAAGAAGTAGCTGAGATGTAGCACCAGATTTGCAGCAAGGAATGTAGCTCTTGAATTGTCCTATACAGCACATCAACACAGTTATTCTGTCACACCACCTTGGTACTAGCATGTTATCTTATTCAGGACCTAATTGGCGGGAAGGAAAAGGAGTTGGCTTTTGGCCATTCATTGTGGGAGTGGTACGGGGTGGGTTCAAGGGGGAGGAGAGAGATGCAATGTTCCTGTTGCTTTCACTTAGTACTTGGGATGATTAAACAGACGGGTGGTGTTATTGGGCATGTTGTGACCTTATTTTTCAACTTAATGGGTTGGGCCTTTTGGGACATTCATTTGACTTTTTTCTAGGCAACATgcatcaatataatatattgtactGTGACCTCCAACTTGGGTGAATTATGCAAAATGATTGTCGATATCAAAATTACTTTCCCAAAGTTCTCTCTTCTAGGATTCAGCTGTTATTAGAaccttaaacttttttttttccatcttcCACCATCTCAAATTTGCGATGGGTATGCATTTTTAAGTACTGTATTAGACTGTTAACATTTTATTCTTCAGCCTGatacttattttcttgaaaatcaTATTTGAAACTCGGTTCTTCTTATGACTGTAGAAAAGGAGAAGGGAAAGGAAGAAGGAATTTCAGATTGTGGTACCAACCAGGAAACTGATCTTGCTGTTGTCCTAAGTGCATGGTATTCTGCAGGATTCCACACTGGCAGGCAAGAGGATTTTAATTTTCATTGACCAAACACTACAACTCTCATTTTTCTTGTGGTGTTCACTGCTTACCTCGTTACCATCTGCCTAATCTTTCCATATATGCATATAAGTGCCGGTTCGGGatttatttttacaaaaatattatggttacatattcttttatttttttgtatacaCCATTGAGCAGACTAAATTTTGCTGGATATATGTGTACTAGAACTCGCTTGCTTTATTACCCATATTTATCTTCTATTTTCATATGGACTTTCTGCTATTAGCACCTCAACTAACTACTGCAACGTGATCTTATATATTGCTTGTGATGCAGGTACCTTTCTGAGCAATCCAGGAGAAAAGCTCCTCAATAGAAATCTTCGGCTTCCATGATGTCTTGGGTGGGCGATAACAGGTGCATGTTCTGTTCGGTGCTGGAAACTATTAATATCATGATTCCACATTCAAGAGAAGTTCGCTACATCTCGTTTTACTTGCCTAGAATTTTGCTCGACTGTCATGCATAACTGTACTGTTAAGTTTCAGTTTCCGCTTGAGGTATGTATGGGATTAATGTTCGTCGCTTCGGCAGAATTTGTGTAAATTCTTGATGTCTTTAGTGGATATGTGGAGTGTTTTTTATCATTACTATGTAGCCGAATCAGCAGTAGCATGAACTTTCTTGGGCATTTAAGAATTTTGTTACTAGCAGAACATGAATCATGCAGTGATTGATGATGAATTCTTGGAAATATTATTACTTACATCGAGCCTTTGCAAATATGTTTTCAGGCATTTGTTCGCCAATCATCGATCTGTTAGTTTCTGCAGTGGGAGAGAGACTTCCCCAAAGAGCAAAATTGCAACGTACGAACATTGAAAACTGCAACAAATCTGGATGATTGAGGTTTCTCAGGAAGTGGGTTCGGTATAACGACGAGGTAGACCATTTGTCATGTCAATCCGTTTGGTTATTGCCTTGACCTCTACCGCGTGACATGGTTTTTGACGAACTCGAGCCTCGTTTACAGGCCATCGCTGAGTAGCCGGGATCAAGCCGACGAGCATCCCCATCAGGCGGTCAGGAGCGTCGAATCCGTTGAGCTTATCCGCCACCTCTCGGTGGCTGGCCAACCACCACCTGTCACTGTAGATAGGCCTATCCCATCGCACCGTCATATGCCCAAACAAAAGAAGCGCGGACTAACGTTCCAGCAGTCGGAATCCACCTGTGTCGTCGTTCCTCTTACGTGGGAAAGAGATGATTTCGTCTTCCCTTGTTCGCTCCTCCCcgcataaataaattattttcttctttttaatttCCTATATATGTACGGCTCGCGAATCGAACCTTTGGATCGACCAATGAACGTGTGGCAGCCGCTCGCTATAAATCTCCTCCCCTCCAATTTAACCGACCGGTTCCCCACCTTTCTCTCTTCTCCGCTCCGCTGTGCTTGGGTTCGAAGCGATTTTAGGGATTTCTCAAGAACTCGATGCGATTTCTTGATACGGGATTCGATCTTTCCGACGACTGATGAGTTCTTCCGTTGTTTCACTGAATTATTGGACGGCGACGTCGTCGGCCGTGAACCTTTCCGCTCCCATTCGCACTACTGGATGGTTGGCGGAAGGTGGGGTTCCGGTTACTCCTGGTTCTTCTGTTGATTCGGGTTTTGGGGGCGGCATTTGGTTGCATTGTCCGGCTCCGTCGAGACGGGGGCGGGAGATCCGCGGCTCGAAGGCTAGGGCGATGGTGCAACCGGTTGGGAAGTGTTGGAGGGGCGTAATCCGAAGGGCGGTTCTTGCCTCCGATATGGGGGCAGAAGAGGAGGTCGGACGTTCTAGGTGTTTTCTTAGGGCTCGGAATGAAGAAGGTGCGACTTGTTATTGGTTTCCTTGTTTGTTTGTTGGATGCTATTCTTGCTTTTTTTCCAATATTGTtgcttcaatcgatgacaaaactTTAAAGAATGTTAGGTGTTAGTTTGGGAATACTGTGTGTGCTATCTTTGTCAAGAGTACGATTTCTCTGTGTTCTATTTAAATTGCCAACACTTTAGTTAACACTCTAATCCCAATTTGCACAAGTTGGTACGAAGCTTTGTCCACCTGTCTTGATTTGGCAAAAAGATGCCTGATTAAGTTGACACCTCTAGGTTGTTAAGTCATTGACATGACGAAAATTTGTCTCTGCTTTGTGGTCTTTCAAATTAAAAGAACATTAGCCCAACACTGTGCAGGCAATGTTTTGTCTTTCAAATTAAAAGAACATTACCACTGGGAACGGAGTTATTGcttctgtaaaaaaaaaaaagaggtcatGAAGTTTACTGTGACAActttatttcatttgttattatctgcAGAGCTACTTTTTTGTATAAGCAAGGAAGTTGAAGCTGGAAACCTTTCTTCAGACATTGCTACAAAACTGGAAGAACTCTATTATAACTACCGTGATGCTGTAAGTTCAGCTCTGAAATACAGATATTCTCTGAAAGATAGGAGACATTCTTAGTAGAAATTGTTTTTGAAAATTTGAAATAATATGTAGGCCTAAAGAAGTTAAACAAATTTATGTGAGTGGATTATTgctcttgatctttttttttctttgtctagAGGAGGAATTTGTTTTGTACTATATTTTTAGTTAGTAGACTGGCCCCACATTGAAAGGGGCACTACATGAAAAATCTGTATATATGTAACTTTCAGGTTATGCAAAGTGGAGTTCCTAATGCTACCGAGATCATACTATCCAATATGGCTGTTGCATTTGATCGTATTCTCTTGGATGTTGAGGTCTTGGCATTCACCTTTAATTGTTTTGTAGCTGTTTAGACTATGTTGTCAGTATTCTCAATAAGTATCTCTGTATCACTTGCAGGATCCCTTTAGCTTTTGCCCTTATCATAAGGCAATACGAGAGCCTTTTGACTACTACATGTTTGGTCAAAATTATGTCCGACCATTGATAGATTTCAGGTGGTTTAAAAATCTGCACTTTTGCGTATGCCTTGTTAAATTCTCTAGTTAGCTTATGAACACCTGCACAAAATTTTATCCTGATTGAGATCAGCTGAGCTGTGAGTCTATGATTGTAATGTGGGGAAAATATTGCTCGATTGTTTAACTGACAGTTATTTGTCATTATTTGCACATTCTCTTAATGAAATTAATTGAGGTTTTCTTGCAATTTGCATGTGCTTAAACTGAGCAATTAACATAGTTGAATCTTCTCATTTATCTCGACCTTTTATTTTTACCAGCAAGTATGTTTCTTGCCTGGAACTGAGTTGGCAAGAATACCAACATCAGAATAATTTAGTGTTTGATGTTTTGTCATATGAAGCAACAGTTATCATATTATTGTGTTTTTATTCAATTTGAATAAGACTGGGACGTTTCCATTTGTACAGATTTTAGAGCCAAAAAATAATCATTTTGTTGTAACACACATGACATACATCGCCAGAGACTTGAGAATTCCATAAATCAAGTATTTAATTTTTAAGACTGAATTCTGGTGTTGAGAAttgatcttttttcagtaaattgATGACATttaattcattttctttttgtCCTCAGAACATCATTCATTGGCAACCTCTCCCTTTTCTTTGACATGGAAGAGAAACTTAAGAAGGTGCACGCTTATCATTGATGATTAATCATTATTGCTGATCAACTATTCGTTGCTAAAGTTTATGATGTACTCACTAGAATTTCCGGTTTGATTTTGTTTGTGGTATTACATGCTATGACTaataatgtaagcttttgatatcaaatAATGTTTGTTCTTGGAAAAAATATTGTCTTGGAAAGTTAGAAAGGCTTCAGCTGTTTGTCGCTTCATTGCATCCAAATTTTATACGAGATTATATTGTTAATGCTTTCAGTAAATTAGGATCAAGTTATGATTGTAATGATATTACTAACCTGTTTTATTTTATGCCCTACAACTTCCTAAATTGAACTTCAATTGGTACTTCAAATGTGGCAATAGTTTTTATTACTAATCATTTATTGAAAAAGCTTTTACTGGGATTTGCATATTATGTATGTACACGTTACTTCCTGCTTGGTATTATAGTCATTTCATTCACCATAGCTGGTACCACTTGGTGAAATTGATGATGTGTGCTGTTAATATTGAGGTTGAAAATTACATAAATAACACTTGGCATCTTGTTACCATTATTGTTAGAATTGTCTAGTGATTTCCTTAATCTGGGATCGATTTTGCAAATGTTTCCTAGCATTGAGCTCTGTTAACACTTAACACTATTATTCATCATATCCATATGTTTCTATTAGTTGTTTAATATGCTTAAGATAGAGGACTCCAACTTTGTTACCATACTGTAGTATGTTTTCTCTATACTATGATATCCTGACAACATGTGCATCCACTGTGTTACAGAATGGCTGAACCCTAAACCACTCTTTTTGTGGCCAAGACCAAGCAAGACATTGGCTTGGATGACATCCATTGACTGCAATCTCAAATTGGAAAGAGAAGAGCTAATTTTAGATTAGTTTCTAGTTGGTTTCCTAGTTAGACTAagataaaatttaagattttcatTTTCTTGTGATTTTTTCACAGGTATTCATCTTCAATTTTCTAGTTAGTCCACGGATTTTTTGAAGTCCTTTTTAAGTTTATGTAGTGCCTAAGAGTTCAGATGTGTTGATGTTAGAAAAGTTGTTTACCTAATAAGAATCATAATTCGGAAGTTCCACAGTTTTATTTTTGTAGGAATTTGTGGGGTAACATTTTTTTCTGCAAAGCTTGTAAGACctaaaaatcatgcttgatattgCTTATATTTTTTGGGCAACAAAGTAGTGGTAGATAAGTAGTGATTTCTCCTCTCTTGTTCCTCTTTGGGACGTGGATTATTCTCCTTTTGAAGAATGTCCCAATAGGAGGGCCATATCCTATCATGGTGGTTTTATCATGCTTAGCTCGTAGACATACATTTGTGTAATACTCCTATAAGCTTCATGTTAAATATACTATGAGACAGTTATTTGTTATTTCTTTTGTTATGTATTGCATAGGCATATAGTGACATGCAGTCCTTTGTCAATAATGGTtacatgcttcattttaaatataTTGTGCATCAATTATGTCATTTTTGCTTTTGTCCTTTTGGCTTTTGGACAAGTGCATGATAACATGATTCAAGATAGATGTGAAGGATTGATTTCATGAGTTGAAGGCCTTGTTCCTccatttatttcttttaaattcTTCCTAAAATTTTGGAATAACTATATCATCATCTTGCAACAACTTAGATCCTCGAGCTATTTGTGCTTTTAATTATATTTCTTCTCTGGTTGCTTGATATTGAGAATAAGAATCTTTTGTATTATGTAGGGCCATAACATTGTTTTGTTCTCCAACCATCAGACAGAACCAGATCCAGCATTCATTTCATTGTTGCTTGAAAGAACAAATTCATATTTTATTGAGAAAATGGTAATAAGAGTTTCATTTTGTGCTGTTTGTATTTCTGTGATATTAAAGTGATGTGTTTTATACTTCAGGTTTTTGTGGCAGGAGATAGAGTTGTTACAGATCCACTTTGCAAGCCCTTTAGCATGGGAAGGTGCTTCGATTTCTTTTTTGATCCAAAATGCTGTAAATACTTGTAGTACAATTTTGCAGCTAATTTAAGGCACTTATACCAGTAGAAATGTGTTCTTGACTGCCAGAAATCTTATCTGTGTGTACTCAAAGAAGCACATGCATGATATTCCTGAGCTTGTTGAAATGAAACGGAGAGCAAATACCCGAAGCCTAAAGGAAATGGCTTTGCTTTTGAGGTTTGCTTGTGTTTTTATGTTATTTATATAAAGCGAAGTCTATTCTGTTTCTCGTTATTCTTATAAATGTTTTCAGAACTTGGACTTCTTTTGTTTGTTAGGCGTCTTTCTCTTTTATCAAAGAACATGACAAAGAATACTTTCATCTGTAAACAAATGCATCCTAAGTTTGTGAGTGCTATGAAGATAGCAGGTGAATAATTTAGGCAATAGAAGATATGATATGACACGGCCTAGAATTTGGAGTTTTGAGATCTCTATGAAAAGAATGATTTGAAAGATAATTGGCCTCCTTAATTCCCCATCAGACCTTTCTCTACCTTAATTAATAGAATCACACCTATATGAGGATATGACATGACTACTATTTATAGGCACTCAAAAGTTCATTTCCTCTGTCATCAAAACATCAATTGCTATGCATTTACGATTATCAATTTTATGACGGACAAAAATTAATCTTGTTCTAAAGGGTTTTTGCATGTGCTGAGGTCAGCATGGCTGTGTACATGCCAGAAGAAGTTGTTTAGGCGATGCTGATATAACAGTTGTCTTAAATGATAAATAGCCAAATTGATTCTGATAGATACATTACCATTGACCCTAGAAAAAAAGCTTGCTCAATTATCAAGGACAATTTGTGGTTTTGCTTTGACAGATCTGATGCTTGTTTTCTTTACTGTTTCATCTACTATCTGATCAGATCTTGTGTTAAGGCAATGGTTTTTGCTAATTTGCATGTGCATTTTCACAATG
Above is a genomic segment from Musa acuminata AAA Group cultivar baxijiao chromosome BXJ3-4, Cavendish_Baxijiao_AAA, whole genome shotgun sequence containing:
- the LOC135581024 gene encoding glycerol-3-phosphate acyltransferase ATS12, chloroplastic-like isoform X1, which translates into the protein MSSSVVSLNYWTATSSAVNLSAPIRTTGWLAEGGVPVTPGSSVDSGFGGGIWLHCPAPSRRGREIRGSKARAMVQPVGKCWRGVIRRAVLASDMGAEEEVGRSRCFLRARNEEELLFCISKEVEAGNLSSDIATKLEELYYNYRDAVMQSGVPNATEIILSNMAVAFDRILLDVEDPFSFCPYHKAIREPFDYYMFGQNYVRPLIDFRTSFIGNLSLFFDMEEKLKKGHNIVLFSNHQTEPDPAFISLLLERTNSYFIEKMVFVAGDRVVTDPLCKPFSMGRNLICVYSKKHMHDIPELVEMKRRANTRSLKEMALLLRRGSQVIWIAPSGGRDRPDPLTGQWHPAPFDASSVDNMRRLVDHSGVVGHIYPLAMLCYEVMPPPPEVEKQIGERRKISFHGIGLSVAPEMNYNEITAGCENPEMAKEVFSQAVYDSVIKQYSVLQAAIYGCQGLNASNSVVSLSQPWF
- the LOC135581024 gene encoding glycerol-3-phosphate acyltransferase, chloroplastic-like isoform X2 produces the protein MSSSVVSLNYWTATSSAVNLSAPIRTTGWLAEGGVPVTPGSSVDSGFGGGIWLHCPAPSRRGREIRGSKARAMVQPVGKCWRGVIRRAVLASDMGAEEEVGRSRCFLRARNEEELLFCISKEVEAGNLSSDIATKLEELYYNYRDAVMQSGVPNATEIILSNMAVAFDRILLDVEDPFSFCPYHKAIREPFDYYMFGQNYVRPLIDFRTSFIGNLSLFFDMEEKLKKVFVAGDRVVTDPLCKPFSMGRNLICVYSKKHMHDIPELVEMKRRANTRSLKEMALLLRRGSQVIWIAPSGGRDRPDPLTGQWHPAPFDASSVDNMRRLVDHSGVVGHIYPLAMLCYEVMPPPPEVEKQIGERRKISFHGIGLSVAPEMNYNEITAGCENPEMAKEVFSQAVYDSVIKQYSVLQAAIYGCQGLNASNSVVSLSQPWF
- the LOC135635856 gene encoding uncharacterized protein LOC135635856 → MGKGTDLWDDSALINAFDHAMSTYKAMHRESYPVNPLEEKTLTSESNQDKPGHTEILTREIDDHGENNAMKDVTETNMPSYKDLTSTEGLQSREGSLGADICPTESNPCLSDFPVAAMETDKYNYQQSVEYNNLLKQYYELEEQRQKVLQQLQQANYWNYQGPVQSGQHQAEQVPTNNVSDSCSQPICSLCSCPSLALPSITASSCAICGPSFGGYYCWPQSCSMSLPHQFSGGQGHIQSGICSVGASCTGDPSKKATHMDDQAVGITEKEKGKEEGISDCGTNQETDLAVVLSAWYSAGFHTGRYLSEQSRRKAPQ